AAGAGGGCCGGCAGGTCACCCTGTTCGAGCTGGAGACGCTGGTCGCGCTCAAGCGCGACGCCGGCATCGAGCTCGGACCGGAGGAACACCGGCGCAACGTCACGGTCGAGGGCGTGCCGTTGAACCATCTGGTCGGCCGCCGCTTCTGGCTGGGCGAGACCTTGCTGGAGGCGACGCGACTGTCGGTGCCGTGCCGGCACATCGAGGAGATCACCGGCAAGGCGATTTTCGATCCCCTGATCAACCGCTCGGGCCTCAACTGCAAGATCCTGCAAGGCGGCGTCGTCCGGGTCGGCGATACCGTGCGGAACGCGGCATGAAGGCGCGTCCGATCACGACGGTCAAGACGGTCGTCACCGGCATCGAGGAGGCGGGGGCGGGCATAAAACTGTTCACGCTGACCGATCCCGACCGCTGGGAGCTGCCGCCGTTCAAGCCTGGCGCGCATATCGATCTGCATCTGCCGAATGGACTCGTCCGCACTTATTCATTGTGCAACGAGCCTGCCGACAACACGCGCTATGTCATCGCGGTCAAGCGCGAAGCGGACGGGCGTGGCGGCTCGCGGGCCCTGCACGACGAGATCGGGCCTGGCGCCGTCATCGGAGTCTCGCTGCCGCGCGGCGGACTGGAGCCCGAGGCGCGCATCGCGCGCTATGTGTTCGTCTCCGGCGGTATCGGCGTGACGCCGTTCCTGTCGATGGCACGGCATCTCGAACATACCGGACAGGCCGACTTCACGCTTCATCTGATCGTGCGCGACGAGGTGCCGTTGGCCGGGCATCTCGGCGCGCTGATCGAAGAGGGGCGTGTCGTCGTGCATCGAACGTCTCGGACCGGGCGTCCTGATCTCGCGGCGCTCGTCGGAGAGGGTGGGGCGGACACGCTGGTCGCCTGTTGCGGCCCGGAGGGCATGACCGATGATTTCGAGCGGCTAACGGCAGCGTGGCCCGCGGCCAACGTTCATGTCGAGCGCTTCGTCGCGCCGCCCCCTGTGATCGATCCGGATGCAAAGCCCTTTACGCTGTTGCTGGCGCGCTCCGGCATGGAGATCGAGGTCCGCGCCGGCCAGACCATGCTGGCCGCGTTGCAGGAAGGCGGCGTCGATGTCGCCACCTCCTGCTGCGGTGGCATCTGCGGCGCCTGCAAGGTCGGCTGGATCGAGGGGCGCCCCGTGCACCGCGACCGCGTCCTGTCGCCTTACGAGCGCGAGCGCTATCTCATGGTTTGCGTCGCCGGATCGGAGGCCGATCGGCTGGTGCTGGATCTCTGAGCTACCAGTGCACGCTCTGGCTCGGCACGATGAAGGCCGTGGAGCTTGGCGGCGTGGCGAAACTCGTCGCCAGGTACCAGCCGGAGCCGGCTGCGAGCACCAGCAGGGCAATGATGGCGAGCATGTCGAGGGTTCTGGGATCGTGATGCTGTCCGCCGGGACCATGATTGGGACCAGGCCTGACGTGATGGCTGATTTTCCAGCGCATTGTTGTTTCCTCCCGTAGGAGCATCACAACAACGCGAGGGGAAGTCTGAGGTTCCACTCAGGGCAGCGATACGCAAAGCGGGCGCTGCGCTTTATGGGGCGTTGACGCCGCGCCAGCGGCCGTAGCGCCAGGGCAGATACCAGCGCGCGCCCTGCGGTGCCGTCAGCGGCACGTTGTCGATGCCCGACGTGCCGAACGGATTGCAGCGGAGCAGGCGCGCCAGCGTCATCCAGCCGCCGGCCCAGAGCCCGAACCGCTCAATCGCTTCGTCGCCGTAGACGGAGCAGGTCGGCAGGTGTCGGCAATTGTAGCCGACCAGCGGCGAGAGAGTGTGGCGGTAGAGCCAGATCAGCGCACGGCCGAATCGGCGCGGGAGCCGGAGTGCGCCCTCGACGGGATTGGAACAATGCTCACAGGCTGAATGCTTCATGTGCGCTTTGCCGCGAAGTTGAGCGAGGTGTTGCACGGTTCCGGAGCAGGGAACAACAAGCTGTTGTTTGCACGCCATATTTTCCGTGCTTTTTGGGAGCAGTGCAGCAAGTACCTATGGACGATCTGTATTCCCCCGGATACCATTTTTATGACGTCCATGTGTAGACTCATGGAACGCAAAACGGGGCTTGCCTGAATCGCTTTGGGGCTTGGGGAAGGGACCAGTTTGAAACTTCTGACGTCGCTCAATGTTCGCGGATGGTTGCTGGTGGGAACCGCCGTCTGTGGGGTCGCGATGGCGGGTGCCATCGCAACATTCGGATCGTCCGCCCGGGCGGGTAGCGCGCTTGAAGAGCGCAAGCTGCCGATGAAGTTCAATTGGGTCGCCTGCGAGCCCAACTGCCGTGGCTGGGTCAGCGCGGTGGGGATCATCACTTCCGATACCCCCAAGGATTTCGAGGAGTTTGCGCGCGGACGCCAGCTCGGCGGCGCCACCGTTGTGCTCGATTCCAGCGGCGGCTCCGTCAACGACGCGATCACCCTCGGCCGGCGCTTCCGCAATCTCGGCCTTCTGACCACGGTCGGGATCAGCCTTCAGAACCGCGGCGGTCCATCGGCCCGTTCGGCGGTCGCGCCTGAAGCCTATTGCGAATCCATGTGCGTGTTCCTGCTGCTGGCCGGCAAGAAGCGCTACGTGCCCGATGCGGCCCATGTCCGGGTTCACCAGATCTGGATGGGCGACCGGGCCGACGATGCCAAGGCGGCGAGCTACAGCGCGCAGGACCTGATGATCGTGGAACGCGACATCGGCCGGCTCGCCAAATACACCTTCGACATGGGCGGCGCTGGCGATCTGCTCTCGCTCGCGCTCAGCGTGCCGCCCTGGGAAGATCTGCACGAGCTCGACGCAGGCGAGCTCAAGCTCACCAATCTCGTGACGACCGATCTCGTGGCGGACGTGCTGCCGCACGTGGATGTCACGGCGCCGGCAATGGCGGAGCTGGCTCCGAAGACGCAGGCGAGGTTTGGTGCGGAGCCGGAGCAGGCACCGCAGGCCGCCAAGTCGACCAAGACGGCGGAAGCCCTGGTGCCGACCGGCAGCGCGGTCACGCCGGCTGCGGCGGCGCAGAAGTAAGCTCTTAAATCCCGGCGGTCATTCCGGAGCGCGCGTAGCGCGAACCCGGAATCTCGATCGGCAATCTCTGGATACCGGGTTCGTGGCCTTGCGACGCCCCGGAATAACGGGGAAGAATCAGCCCTGGGCCGCGGCCGGCTGCGTGGCCTTCGCCTCGATCTGGCCGATGGCATCGACCACGGCGTCGAAGGTCAGCAGCGTCGAGGCATGCCGCGCCTTGTAGTCGCGGACCGGCTCGAGGAACTTGATCTCTTCCCATTTGCCTTCAGGAGGTGCGCCATTCTCCTTCAGCATCTTGCGAACGGTTTCGCGTAACGCACGGAGTTCGCTCGCAGTAGAGCCGACGACGTGACTTGCCATGATGGATGAAGAGGCCTGGCCCAGCGCGCAGGCCTTCACGTCGTGCGCGAAGTCAGTGACGGTGTCGCCCTCCATCTTGAGATCGACCTTCACGGTCGAGCCGCACAGCTTGGAGTGGGCGGTGGCGGTGGCATCGGCGTCGGACAACCGCCCGAGGCGCGGAATATTCCCGGCCAGCTCGATGATCCGCTTGTTATAGATGTCGTTCAGCATGTGATGGAGTCCAGCACTTACCTACCGGATCGGCCTTGGCGGCCGCCGCCCAGGGTCCTATATAGGGACGGAACTGGCG
This is a stretch of genomic DNA from Bradyrhizobium sp. CB2312. It encodes these proteins:
- a CDS encoding MOSC domain-containing protein, which encodes MLDTVSAGSAQNATQLGWTGVVRFLHFTPRAFLPMRAVEQINLVAGRGIEGDRYMIGNEEGFYSHKPEEGRQVTLFELETLVALKRDAGIELGPEEHRRNVTVEGVPLNHLVGRRFWLGETLLEATRLSVPCRHIEEITGKAIFDPLINRSGLNCKILQGGVVRVGDTVRNAA
- a CDS encoding PDR/VanB family oxidoreductase encodes the protein MKARPITTVKTVVTGIEEAGAGIKLFTLTDPDRWELPPFKPGAHIDLHLPNGLVRTYSLCNEPADNTRYVIAVKREADGRGGSRALHDEIGPGAVIGVSLPRGGLEPEARIARYVFVSGGIGVTPFLSMARHLEHTGQADFTLHLIVRDEVPLAGHLGALIEEGRVVVHRTSRTGRPDLAALVGEGGADTLVACCGPEGMTDDFERLTAAWPAANVHVERFVAPPPVIDPDAKPFTLLLARSGMEIEVRAGQTMLAALQEGGVDVATSCCGGICGACKVGWIEGRPVHRDRVLSPYERERYLMVCVAGSEADRLVLDL
- the yidD gene encoding membrane protein insertion efficiency factor YidD: MKHSACEHCSNPVEGALRLPRRFGRALIWLYRHTLSPLVGYNCRHLPTCSVYGDEAIERFGLWAGGWMTLARLLRCNPFGTSGIDNVPLTAPQGARWYLPWRYGRWRGVNAP
- a CDS encoding iron-sulfur cluster assembly scaffold protein translates to MLNDIYNKRIIELAGNIPRLGRLSDADATATAHSKLCGSTVKVDLKMEGDTVTDFAHDVKACALGQASSSIMASHVVGSTASELRALRETVRKMLKENGAPPEGKWEEIKFLEPVRDYKARHASTLLTFDAVVDAIGQIEAKATQPAAAQG